Proteins from one Leptonema illini DSM 21528 genomic window:
- a CDS encoding acetoacetate--CoA ligase, whose protein sequence is MTILWKPQHIEQTQLHHFIEHIKRSPQINDWPSLYRWSVDHTDQFWREFLDFAELIYEGDVEPAIQPARKFQDTRFFPSLRINMAENLMRHIMADCREGRGHTTRMLFYREDGLRRELSSAQIAVTVRRLQLAMKAAGVQPGDRIAAYLPNIPETMLIMIAALSLGAVFSSSAPDFAARAVLDRFQQIRPTLLFAADAVLYRGRIVDKRSELDQIVAGLPDLRRTIVVSLDNPESPFGDFIEPVPAAKPVAGSTGEAPTPATIPMTLAEQDLPVFHRLPFSHPVYIMYSSGTTGLPKCMVQGPGVLLNHLKELMLHTDLKAEERIFYFTTCGWMMWNWLASSLAVGATPVLYDGHPFTPDANVLWKMAADARVNVFGTSAGYLAALERSEFDLTGLDLTSMRSILSTGSPLLPEQFDFVYGRIKSDVQLCSISGGTDLNGCFVLGNPLLPVHRGEIQCAGLGMDVDVVNEECLSQPPRKEGELICRKPFPSQPLFFWNDEDGSRYEAAYFETFPGVWRHGDFIIRTESGGFRIQGRSDATLNPGGVRIGTADLYRVVDGIPEIADSLVIGPSLKGEVSVMLFVTLRGSHTLDDELRTKIKRELKEKASPRHVPDHIFSVTEIPYTRNMKKVEIAVRNIFESRPVTNRESLANAECLDEYERLAKDF, encoded by the coding sequence ATGACCATCCTCTGGAAGCCGCAACACATAGAGCAAACGCAACTTCATCATTTTATCGAGCACATCAAACGCAGCCCGCAGATAAACGACTGGCCGTCGCTCTATCGCTGGTCTGTCGATCATACGGATCAGTTCTGGCGTGAGTTCCTTGACTTCGCCGAGCTGATCTACGAAGGCGATGTCGAGCCTGCCATTCAGCCGGCGCGCAAATTTCAGGATACGCGCTTCTTTCCTTCTCTGCGTATCAACATGGCCGAAAACCTCATGCGTCATATCATGGCCGATTGTCGTGAAGGTCGCGGCCATACCACTCGCATGCTTTTTTATCGCGAGGATGGCCTGCGTCGCGAGCTCAGCTCGGCACAGATCGCCGTTACCGTGCGGCGTCTGCAGCTTGCCATGAAGGCGGCCGGTGTGCAGCCCGGCGACCGTATCGCCGCCTATCTGCCGAATATACCCGAGACGATGCTCATCATGATCGCCGCCCTTTCTCTCGGTGCCGTATTTTCAAGCAGCGCTCCGGATTTTGCGGCACGGGCCGTGCTCGATCGCTTTCAGCAGATTCGCCCGACGTTGCTTTTCGCAGCGGATGCCGTGCTCTACCGGGGACGCATCGTCGATAAAAGATCCGAGCTCGATCAGATCGTCGCCGGATTGCCCGATCTGAGGCGCACGATTGTCGTGTCTCTGGATAACCCTGAAAGTCCGTTCGGCGACTTTATAGAGCCTGTGCCGGCAGCTAAGCCAGTGGCCGGATCGACCGGCGAAGCGCCAACGCCCGCGACGATTCCCATGACGTTAGCCGAGCAGGATCTTCCTGTCTTTCATCGTCTGCCGTTCTCGCATCCCGTATATATCATGTATTCGTCGGGAACCACGGGGCTTCCGAAGTGTATGGTGCAGGGTCCCGGCGTTCTTCTCAATCATCTGAAAGAATTGATGCTGCATACCGATCTGAAAGCAGAGGAGCGCATCTTCTACTTCACTACATGCGGATGGATGATGTGGAACTGGCTGGCTTCTTCGCTCGCTGTGGGCGCCACGCCGGTTCTGTATGACGGGCATCCGTTTACGCCCGATGCAAACGTGCTCTGGAAGATGGCCGCCGATGCGCGGGTTAACGTTTTTGGAACAAGCGCCGGTTATCTTGCCGCCCTCGAACGATCGGAGTTTGACTTAACGGGGCTGGATCTGACGTCTATGCGTTCGATCCTTTCGACGGGATCGCCGCTTCTTCCCGAGCAGTTTGATTTCGTTTATGGGCGCATTAAATCCGACGTGCAGCTCTGCTCGATCAGCGGAGGCACCGACCTGAACGGATGCTTTGTGCTCGGCAATCCGCTTCTGCCCGTGCATCGCGGCGAGATCCAGTGCGCCGGCCTTGGAATGGATGTCGATGTCGTAAACGAAGAATGCCTGTCGCAGCCACCGAGAAAAGAAGGCGAGCTGATCTGTCGCAAGCCTTTTCCTTCGCAGCCGCTGTTCTTCTGGAACGATGAAGATGGCAGCCGCTATGAGGCGGCCTACTTCGAGACCTTTCCCGGCGTATGGCGGCATGGCGATTTTATCATTCGCACAGAGAGCGGCGGGTTCCGCATCCAGGGAAGATCCGATGCAACGCTGAATCCGGGAGGGGTGAGAATCGGAACGGCCGATCTCTATCGCGTCGTCGACGGCATCCCCGAGATCGCCGATAGCCTGGTGATCGGTCCGTCGCTGAAAGGTGAGGTGAGCGTGATGCTCTTTGTGACGCTTCGCGGATCGCATACGCTTGATGATGAGCTGCGTACGAAGATCAAACGAGAGCTGAAAGAGAAGGCATCTCCGCGTCATGTTCCCGATCATATTTTTTCGGTGACAGAGATTCCTTATACGAGGAATATGAAGAAGGTGGAGATTGCCGTGCGCAATATTTTCGAGAGCAGGCCGGTGACGAATCGGGAATCCCTTGCCAATGCCGAATGTCTCGATGAGTATGAGCGGCTGGCAAAAGACTTCTGA
- a CDS encoding TlpA disulfide reductase family protein produces the protein MKRIAVLLPVVSLFALAMCSPKQRSNLGVDQLSGWTADGKQVQLASLQAPAVVLNFYSPTCKPCIEELPALERFYEEASRLGVPMYLTLEPDLEKNGVEGVQTTDAGQIREHLIARVMEDVKRYNIKIPVLVLDRPFAIEPGNLVTGTPETLLFRTAPFRLHYNFIGPVSTASNDEELARSSRYKFAIEKLNETVQADAYQPREGY, from the coding sequence ATGAAACGTATCGCCGTCCTCCTTCCTGTCGTCTCGCTTTTCGCGCTCGCTATGTGCAGCCCGAAACAGCGATCCAATCTCGGAGTGGATCAATTGAGCGGCTGGACGGCCGACGGAAAGCAGGTGCAGCTTGCGTCTTTGCAGGCGCCGGCCGTTGTGCTGAACTTTTACAGCCCCACGTGCAAGCCATGCATCGAAGAGCTGCCGGCGCTGGAGCGCTTTTACGAAGAGGCAAGCCGCCTTGGCGTACCCATGTATCTTACGCTGGAGCCCGATCTCGAAAAGAACGGCGTTGAAGGCGTGCAGACGACGGACGCAGGTCAGATTCGCGAACATCTCATCGCCCGTGTGATGGAAGATGTGAAGCGTTATAACATCAAGATACCCGTGCTTGTTCTCGATCGCCCCTTTGCCATCGAGCCTGGAAATCTCGTAACGGGAACGCCTGAAACGCTGCTTTTTCGCACCGCTCCGTTTCGACTGCACTATAATTTTATCGGTCCCGTTTCGACGGCATCGAACGACGAAGAGCTGGCTCGCAGCAGCCGGTATAAGTTTGCCATTGAGAAGCTGAACGAAACCGTTCAGGCCGACGCCTATCAGCCCCGCGAAGGCTATTGA
- a CDS encoding SDR family oxidoreductase has translation MKEPLFKKALIMGAGSDMARAFAELLAREKTDLVLAVRRPKEIEADAANLRIRYGVAVECITLDITSEKSRSSCFSSLKGVTLVATFAGYLGEQSRGQDDAEEALRIIESNYTGQALILEKAAAYLLKQEGRRAIVGVSSVAGDRGRQSNYLYGSAKAGFTAYLSGLRNRLFQSGIQVLTVKPGFVRTAMTAGMPLPAPITARPEQTAKDIFRALYKKKDVIYTLWMWRYIMLIIRSIPEFVFKRLKL, from the coding sequence ATGAAAGAACCACTTTTCAAAAAAGCCCTGATCATGGGAGCCGGATCAGATATGGCACGTGCCTTCGCCGAACTGCTTGCGCGTGAGAAGACCGACCTTGTGCTGGCCGTGCGACGGCCGAAAGAGATCGAGGCCGATGCGGCGAATCTTCGCATACGTTACGGCGTCGCCGTTGAGTGCATCACGCTTGACATCACGTCTGAGAAGAGCCGCTCTTCCTGTTTCAGTTCACTGAAGGGAGTAACGCTTGTGGCCACCTTTGCCGGGTATTTAGGCGAACAGTCCAGAGGTCAGGATGATGCTGAAGAGGCGCTTCGTATTATTGAGTCGAATTACACGGGACAGGCTCTGATTCTTGAGAAGGCCGCTGCGTATCTTTTAAAGCAGGAAGGTCGACGGGCCATCGTCGGCGTCAGTTCCGTTGCCGGCGATCGCGGACGTCAGAGCAACTATCTCTATGGATCGGCGAAGGCCGGTTTTACTGCGTATCTGTCGGGTCTGCGGAACAGACTGTTTCAAAGCGGCATACAGGTGCTTACGGTGAAACCAGGTTTTGTCAGGACGGCTATGACGGCCGGCATGCCTCTGCCTGCTCCGATTACGGCGAGGCCCGAGCAGACGGCGAAAGACATTTTTAGAGCCTTATATAAGAAGAAGGACGTCATTTACACGCTCTGGATGTGGCGCTATATCATGCTGATCATCCGCAGCATTCCGGAGTTTGTTTTCAAGAGATTGAAACTCTGA
- a CDS encoding FAD-binding oxidoreductase, giving the protein MKKTIANWGMYPVIEAEEIESIRPEAISSMLGKEPVIARGLGRSYGDASLSGRVFNDLPRNRFLSFDEKSGLLTCEAGVSLQEILDTFVPRGWFLPVTPGTKFVTVGGAVASDVHGKNHHVSGSFCRHVTRIRLLMADGSVQECSAVKNADLFRATAGGMGLTGLILDVSFYMKRIETSMIRQVSYKARDLDEMFTLINEHEHSTYTVSWMDCLARGRSRGRGILFTGEHATLKDVAGTKYEKEPFALPHKLPLTVPFVLPSFVLNSLTVQAFNLAVYSSHLAKKKEGLVDYDKFFYPLDFIHNWNRIYGRAGFLQYQFVLPDRTAYDGMVRILDEISSHRLGSFLVVFKRCGDPMAVPQAGKKGAPPQFPLSFPLLGYSLAMDFAIRPGMMEFLDRLDEIVQSFGGRVYLTKDARLKAEMLRRMYPATKEFLAIRKKVDPKGRFQSLLSQRLKL; this is encoded by the coding sequence ATGAAAAAGACGATAGCGAACTGGGGAATGTACCCGGTTATCGAAGCCGAAGAGATCGAGTCGATCCGACCCGAGGCGATTTCATCGATGCTCGGCAAAGAGCCCGTCATTGCTCGCGGCCTCGGTCGCTCGTATGGCGACGCCTCGTTATCCGGTCGCGTATTCAATGATCTGCCGCGTAACCGATTCTTGTCTTTTGACGAGAAGAGCGGGCTTCTTACCTGCGAGGCCGGCGTCTCACTTCAAGAAATACTCGACACCTTTGTGCCGCGCGGATGGTTTCTTCCCGTCACGCCGGGCACGAAATTCGTAACGGTGGGCGGAGCCGTCGCCTCCGATGTGCACGGTAAGAACCATCATGTTTCAGGATCGTTCTGTCGTCACGTGACGCGCATCCGACTGCTTATGGCCGACGGATCGGTGCAGGAATGCTCGGCGGTTAAAAATGCCGATCTCTTTCGTGCGACGGCTGGCGGCATGGGGCTGACCGGATTAATTCTCGATGTCTCTTTCTATATGAAGAGAATCGAAACGTCGATGATCCGGCAGGTGAGCTACAAGGCCCGCGATCTCGACGAGATGTTCACGCTGATCAACGAGCATGAGCACAGCACGTATACGGTTTCCTGGATGGATTGCCTTGCCCGCGGACGTTCGCGCGGTCGCGGAATCCTTTTTACAGGCGAGCATGCCACTCTGAAAGACGTGGCCGGAACAAAGTACGAAAAAGAGCCTTTCGCTCTACCGCACAAACTGCCGTTAACCGTTCCGTTTGTTCTGCCGTCGTTCGTTCTTAACTCTCTTACCGTTCAGGCGTTTAACCTTGCCGTATATTCGTCGCATCTTGCGAAAAAGAAGGAAGGACTGGTCGACTACGATAAGTTCTTTTATCCGCTTGATTTCATTCATAACTGGAATCGTATCTACGGCCGGGCCGGATTCTTGCAGTATCAGTTCGTCTTACCCGATCGCACGGCCTATGACGGAATGGTTCGTATTCTTGATGAGATCTCATCGCATCGTCTCGGTTCGTTTCTTGTCGTCTTCAAGCGCTGTGGCGATCCGATGGCCGTTCCGCAGGCGGGCAAGAAGGGCGCCCCTCCACAATTTCCGCTTTCCTTTCCGCTGCTCGGCTATTCGCTTGCAATGGATTTTGCGATCCGACCCGGTATGATGGAGTTCCTTGATCGTCTGGATGAGATCGTGCAGTCTTTCGGGGGCAGAGTGTACCTCACGAAAGATGCTCGCCTTAAGGCCGAGATGCTCCGGCGTATGTATCCTGCCACGAAAGAATTTCTGGCGATTCGCAAGAAGGTCGATCCGAAAGGGCGTTTTCAATCGCTGCTTTCACAGAGGCTGAAGCTCTGA
- a CDS encoding helix-turn-helix domain-containing protein — protein MSDTAHSEWDLCKQTLRTRIPEPFYNTFIEPLRAFQTDESVLSLVVPEARLKEHIEMRYGSLLREAVQQHFPAQISLVRLQNADELPARPLPDAVRRSVLEKATAKVNHDRPIQWDGRFLPHPALAEELASLLKLKKFYRPVYISGGAGSGKSVFARKWVEHFEGRAAYLSLPEFLESFVSSIRSQKTLEWKSELRSNSLLIIDDLQLLKTTAARCQEELRNLIDDFERDEKLIVFLADRDPSALTVSRELKSRLMPARHIHLIFPDKETRKQIVRSVLEEDGFTLKEDVIDHLATKIPTDMRLLRAAVHRLSFQSTDPRAMAAEEVDRICEPLYRHEPGVRPEIILSIVAEFFHVSPDDIRSSAKDKKVSLARHTVSFLCSTMLNMTLSEIARITNRKDHTGVLYAINRLEKLLREDLFLTRQLEEIKDRILSESRR, from the coding sequence ATGTCAGATACGGCACACTCCGAATGGGATTTATGCAAGCAGACGCTGCGCACACGGATTCCGGAACCATTTTATAACACCTTTATCGAACCGTTACGAGCCTTTCAAACCGACGAAAGCGTGCTTTCTCTTGTCGTGCCCGAGGCAAGATTGAAAGAGCATATCGAAATGAGGTATGGATCGCTTCTGCGCGAAGCGGTACAGCAGCATTTTCCCGCGCAGATCTCGCTCGTGCGTTTGCAGAACGCCGATGAGCTGCCGGCTCGCCCCCTTCCCGACGCCGTGCGACGCTCCGTTCTCGAAAAAGCGACCGCTAAGGTTAACCATGACAGGCCCATCCAGTGGGATGGACGCTTCCTGCCTCATCCGGCGCTTGCCGAAGAGCTTGCCTCGCTTCTTAAGCTGAAGAAGTTCTATCGCCCCGTGTATATTAGCGGCGGCGCAGGATCAGGAAAAAGCGTTTTTGCACGCAAGTGGGTTGAACATTTCGAGGGTCGGGCTGCCTATCTTTCGCTTCCGGAGTTTCTGGAAAGCTTCGTCTCGTCCATCCGCTCGCAGAAAACGCTTGAATGGAAGAGCGAACTGCGCAGCAACAGCCTGCTCATCATCGACGATCTACAGCTTCTGAAAACCACGGCAGCACGCTGTCAGGAAGAGCTGCGCAACCTCATCGACGACTTCGAGCGCGACGAAAAGCTGATCGTATTTCTTGCCGATAGAGATCCATCGGCGCTCACAGTGAGCCGCGAGCTGAAATCGCGTCTCATGCCCGCACGCCATATTCATCTGATCTTTCCCGATAAAGAGACGCGCAAGCAGATCGTGCGCTCCGTTCTTGAAGAAGACGGCTTCACGCTCAAAGAGGACGTCATCGATCATCTTGCGACGAAGATTCCGACCGACATGCGTCTGCTCAGGGCGGCCGTGCATCGCCTGAGTTTTCAGAGCACCGATCCGCGGGCGATGGCGGCCGAAGAGGTCGATCGCATCTGCGAGCCGCTTTACCGTCATGAACCCGGCGTTCGCCCCGAGATCATTCTTTCCATCGTCGCCGAGTTCTTTCACGTAAGCCCCGACGATATTCGCAGCTCGGCCAAAGACAAAAAGGTTTCTCTGGCACGACACACCGTCTCGTTTCTCTGTTCGACGATGCTGAATATGACGCTGAGCGAGATCGCACGCATCACAAACCGAAAGGATCATACCGGCGTGCTCTATGCGATCAACCGCCTTGAGAAACTGCTTCGCGAAGATCTCTTCCTGACAAGACAGCTTGAAGAGATCAAGGATCGCATCCTTTCAGAGAGCCGGCGCTGA